The window TGCTGAAAAACTCCTGTCTGAATTCTTTAATAACGACTATAAAAAATAGTCACAAAATAAGTTTAGTAGGTCAGTATCATTATACACTACTTAATTAAAGAAAAGCGAGTGGTTAGAGTTCGTTGCAACTTATGTTGAGATGGCATAAAATAGAGGAAAGAAATTACATTTTATTTTTAATATAGAAGATCTCTTTAAATTCATATATATACGTGAGATAAATAAAAAGCATAGGTAAAAATTATTTATAAATTAAATTTTTTTACGAGACGGCTTAGGTTAATTAAGTTATTATCAATAAAGAGGGTAAGAAGAATGAATGCAAAAGATAAAGCAAAAATGTTAGAAATTATAAAAAATAAACAATCTGGTGGTAGGTCAAAACAAATGGCTCCTCCGAAAAATGATCAAAAGAATATGCGCAAAGGCCCGAAGATTTATAATAAGTAGATACGCTTAAAGCACTGATTTGTTGGTGCTTTTTTGTTGTGTGTGAGTTCGCAAATCTTGGTATAGGTGAGTAATGAATTTCAAAAAATAAAGAACTAATGTAACTAATTTATATATTAATAGACATACAGTTATGTTAAAATTAATATTAAAATAATTTAATTACAGGTAAAGAAAGGAGAACAATGGAACAATTAAAAAGTGATTTAGGCGGTGCTAGCCAAAAAGCAACGGCTCTAAAAAATGCAACAAATACCCTAATTCAACCAGTTGTTATAACAGAGGATACACAAACAACGGTTACTGGAAATACAAATGGACAAGTAGCTATTAAATCGGCGCAAGACAAAGCAAAACAAATAGCCAACGCGGTTGTAAAAGCTTCAAGTAATATTCAAAGTATTGCCAAAGAATTTGAAGCACTGGATGAGCAGATAGGTCAAAATCCACCTAAACCATTAGGAGATTATGTAAATGGATAAGTGGGATGAGTTGCATAAAAAAGAACGTTTATTGATGGAGCGAGA is drawn from Carnobacterium gallinarum DSM 4847 and contains these coding sequences:
- a CDS encoding TIGR04197 family type VII secretion effector, with the translated sequence MEQLKSDLGGASQKATALKNATNTLIQPVVITEDTQTTVTGNTNGQVAIKSAQDKAKQIANAVVKASSNIQSIAKEFEALDEQIGQNPPKPLGDYVNG